The Garra rufa chromosome 23, GarRuf1.0, whole genome shotgun sequence genome includes a region encoding these proteins:
- the LOC141299388 gene encoding protocadherin alpha-C2, which translates to MRSKMDPWRRRQLGFVVFSAIWSLASAVTRYSIPEEIPVGTVIANIATDLGLDSHSLLERKVKLDYIHSKKYLEINKDTGELYIAEKIDREYLCPAKTSSFCFLKMDVIIENPIRIFNIELEIMDINDNAPQFRRERIPLDISESATPGERFSLTNAVDADVGENSIETYYLSDSDTFTIEIQSGSDGTKYVDLVLKASLDREKQAVHTLTLTAVDGGVPARSGTASIIVQVLDTNDNAPQFDRQVYSVDLIENAPIGTLIMQLNATDLDEGVNAEVTYSFTLYTSEKTQEKFSLDPNSGEIRVKDMIDFEEVKSFEMYVEAKDKAVNPLSGQCKILVFITDLNDNHPEIIIKSFQSSIKENDPIGTVIAVISVSDRDSGDNGKVVLSIHNAEILPFALNKSSEDFFELTVTESLDREVKNSYDIILYVTDRGTPPLTDNETISLTIQDVNDNAPAFPQSLYTIHLMENNEPGSLLASLTARDPDLHENQYLVYFIVEKEIANTSMSMLFSINPENGNLYALRTFDYEREKEFLFHIEARDSGLPPLSSNVTVHIIILDQNDNTPLIVSPWRPQGAVIEEIIPRSSDKGSLVTKVIALDADSMQNSRITYQFLQITDTTLFSLDQYNGEIRTTRMFSYRDPRQQRLVIIARDNGDPPRSATVTIKISTVEQVITRFTETTEVPIEYDLFTDLNLYLLIGLGSVLFLLLITILVIIVLKCQEPKPSQGAPQGRNSIISQRNSSTIADSTLISSDAYWYSLFLAETRKGKVVVRQPLPNGAGFIVSSIPGSAALTETSASRSSTLQESSSDLP; encoded by the exons ATGCGGTCTAAAATGGATCCGTGGAGGAGAAGACAGCTCGGTTTTGTCGTCTTCTCCGCGATATGGAGTCTCGCCTCGGCTGTAACAAGATACTCCATCCCTGAAGAAATTCCAGTGGGCACCGTGATAGCAAATATCGCCACGGATTTGGGCCTTGACTCGCACAGCCTGTTGGAACGAAAGGTAAAGCTGGATTATATTCATAGCAAGAAATACCTAGAAATAAACAAAGACACCGGGGAACTGTATATCGCTGAGAAAATTGACCGGGAGTATTTATGCCCGGCCAAAACATCATCATTTTGCTTCCTCAAGATGGACGTGATAATTGAGAATCCGATACGCATATTTAATATCGAATTAGAAATCATGGACATCAATGACAACGCGCCTCAATTCAGAAGGGAGAGAATACCGCTGGATATTTCAGAATCAGCAACACCCGGAGAGAGATTTTCTTTAACAAACGCAGTGGATGCAGATGTTGGAGAGAACTCAATCGAGACCTATTATCTGAGTGACAGCGACACATTTACGATTGAAATCCAGTCTGGAAGTGACGGGACTAAGTACGTGGACCTAGTGCTAAAAGCGAGTTTAGACAGAGAAAAACAAGCCGTCCATACACTAACCCTCACCGCCGTTGACGGCGGCGTGCCTGCGCGTTCAGGCACAGCCAGCATCATCGTTCAAGTTCTGGATACCAACGACAACGCCCCTCAGTTTGATCGACAAGTGTACTCGGTTGACCTCATTGAAAATGCACCAATCGGGACACTGATTATGCAGCTGAACGCAACCGATTTGGATGAGGGTGTCAATGCAGAGGTCACATACTCCTTTACTTTATACACATCTGAGAAAACACAAGAAAAGTTCTCTTTGGATCCCAACAGCGGAGAAATACGAGTAAAAGACATGATTGATTTTGAAGAGGTGAAGAGCTTTGAGATGTATGTTGAAGCCAAGGACAAGGCTGTGAATCCGCTTTCTGGTCAGTGTAAAATTTTGGTATTCATCACCGATCTAAATGACAACCATCCTGAGATTATAATAAAATCTTTTCAGAGTTCAATCAAAGAAAATGACCCTATTGGAACAGTGATCGCCGTTATCAGCGTGAGCGATAGGGACTCTGGAGATAACGGTAAGGTTGTTCTCTCCATCCACAATGCTGAGATCTTACCGTTTGCTCTTAATAAGTCATCTGAAGACTTTTTTGAGTTAACCGTCACCGAGTCACTTGACCGTGAGGTCAAAAACAGTTATGATATCATACTTTATGTGACTGACAGAGGAACCCCTCCTTTAACTGATAACGAAACAATCAGTCTTACAATTCAAGACGTCAACGATAATGCTCCAGCGTTCCCTCAATCCCTCTATACCATTCATCTAATGGAAAACAACGAGCCCGGGTCGTTGCTCGCCTCCTTAACCGCCCGTGACCCAGACTTGCACGAAAATCAGTATCTTGTATACTTCATCGTAGAAAAGGAGATCGCCAACACGTCAATGTCAATGCTGTTCTCCATCAATCCCGAGAACGGCAACCTCTACGCCTTACGCACGTTTGACTACGAAAGAGAGAAGGAGTTTCTGTTTCACATTGAAGCTAGAGATTCAGGTCTCCCTCCTCTCAGCAGTAACGTGACTGTACACATCATCATCCTGGACCAAAACGACAACACGCCGCTCATCGTTTCTCCATGGCGTCCGCAAGGTGCTGTTATTGAAGAAATAATCCCGAGGTCAAGTGATAAAGGATCTTTAGTCACCAAGGTCATTGCGTTAGATGCCGACTCCATGCAGAACTCACGCATAACGTATCAGTTCCTCCAGATCACGGACACCACGCTATTCAGCCTCGACCAGTACAACGGCGAGATACGAACCACACGCATGTTCAGTTACAGAGACCCCAGACAGCAGCGCCTGGTCATCATAGCCAGAGACAACGGAGATCCTCCTCGCTCCGCCACGGTGACCATCAAGATCTCTACGGTGGAGCAAGTGATCACGCGGTTTACCGAAACCACAGAGGTGCCTATCGAATATGATCTGTTCACTGATCTCAACCTCTATTTGCTGATCGGTTTGGGGTCGGTGTTGTTTCTTCTGCTTATTACCATCCTGGTGATCATCGTGCTGAAATGTCAAGAGCCGAAACCCTCACAAGGGGCTCCTCAGGGTAGGAACAGCATCATCAGCCAGAGGAACTCCTCAACCATCGCTGACTCTACTCTCATCTCTAGTGATGCCTACTGGTACAGTCTGTTTCTGGCAGAGACTAGAAAAGGAAAGGTGGTGGTGCGGCAGCCCCTTCCTAACGGAGCAGGGTTCATTGTGTCAAGCATCCCAGGAAGTGCTGCACTGACTGAGACCAGCGCTTCAAGGTCTTCCACTTTACAG GAGTCAAGCAGTGATTTACCTTGA
- the LOC141298766 gene encoding uncharacterized protein: MHDYKTSSKGGGFPNRSWTRYNQQDSIQPPPDYQHNVYIPGTPSTLCTLKLANNGEIDVCNSFSTFGKKKKSNNNNQEDAVITNDFFK, encoded by the exons ATGCATg ACTATAAGACCTCATCTAAGGGTGGAGGTTTTCCAAATCGCTCATGGACACGTTACAACCAACAGGATTCAATTCAACCCCCACCAGACTATCAACATAATGTTTACATTCCCGGAACACCATCAACACTCTGTACGCTCAAACTGGCAAACAATGGAGAAATTGATGTCTGCAACTCATTTTCAACTTTTGGCaaaaagaaaaagtcaaacaATAATAATCAAGAAGATGCAGTAATAACCAATGATTTTTTCAAATGA